The sequence CATGACCCGCACCGCTTCACAATCCTCAGGCAATCTCTGCACGCAGGGCCAGAACCGTTTTACGTGCTTCAAACTGGGCACGGCCGAAAGAGGCATCCTTCTGCAAGGTCAGAACAAGATAGTAGTCGCTGGTAATCGGGATTATCAGGGTCTGGGTCTTTTCGGTCGTTACGATAATTTCCTGCAGATCATCACTGTCGAGATCGCGCATTGCCTTGCGCATATTGGCCAGAATAATCCCCTTGTGCGCACCGATAACTTTCATTTCGAACTCATCCATCCGCGACGAAACCTGGTCAACCGCCTCACCTTCCCAGTCGGCCAGAATTGCTCCAATCGAACCGGGGACCCGCTCGAGGAGATCTGAGAGTGTATCTTTAAACGACATTTTTCATCATCTCAATATTCATTAATTTTGACGGAAACGGTTTTCGACACACCGGGTTCTTCCATCGTTACGCCATATAAGGTATCAGCAATTTCCATCGTACGCTTGTTATGAGTTATCAGGATAAACTGCGAGATTGCAGACATTTCGCGAACAATCTCGTTAAACCTCCCGATGTTTGCATCGTCGAGTGGCGCATCGACCTCGTCAAGCAGACAGAACGGCGACGGCTTGACCATAAAGATCGAGAAAATCAGGGCAACCGCGGTCAGGGCTTTCTCGCCTCCGGACAGCAGGGTTACGTTTTGCAGTTTTTTGCCGGGGGGCTGGGCAATGATATCGATTCCGGTTTCCAGAAGGTCGTCTTCGTCACTCAGATTGAGTATTGCCTTACCGCCCCGGAACAGACGCGGAAAAACTTCCTGAAACTTGGTATTGACCAGATCGAATGTTTCGCGGAAACGGCGCCGGGTGGTCCGATTGATCTTGCTGATGGCAGCCTGCAATCCGGCCAGTGATTTTTGAAGATCCTCCTGCTGAACCGTCAGGAACTCATATCGCTCCTCGAGCTCCTGAAACTCTTCTATGGCGGTCAGGTTCACTTCACCCATTGCATCGAGTTGACGTTTCAATTCTTCCATGCGAACCGATTCACGGTCGCGATCGCGATCCCCTTCAGTCGGATTGAATATCTGCAGGTCAACCCGATACTTTTCAAGAATACTGTCGCGCAAATGTTCCGCTTCCAGTTCCAGTTCACGCCCTTTCAGCTGCAGACCCGAAAGACTCTCGCGTAACTGGGTCACTTCCGAGCGCAACAGCTTGAGGGCGGTCTCCCGTTCATCAACCTGCAACTGCCCGGCATCGAAATCTTCACGCAACTTGACGACATCGGACTGCAGCTTTTCACGCTGTTCGAACAGCTCGGCCAATTTACCCTTCAACTCTTCGTTCTCAAGCTGCAATCGTTTCCGATCAACCTCACCCTGCTCCTGACGCTGCTGTAGCGATACTGTCCGGTTTTGCAATTCGCTGCGTAGCTGTTCCAGCCGTTGCAAGGTCTGGCGCGAGCCCTCTTCGCGCTCGCGCATTGTTGAGACCGCAACCTTGAGCGTCATCAAACGTTCATTCGCTTTTTCCCGCTGCTGCCGCAGGGAGAAAACTGATTCCTGTAACCGCGACACCGAATTTTCGAGTTCGGTTTTTTCCTGAACCCTTTCTTCATGGCCGCGCGACGACTCCTCAAGCAGACGCTGCAACTCTTCATGTTCTTCATGGAGCTGATTCTCCTCAAGGCTGAGAACTTCGAGTCGATCGAGCAGGCGCTCCGCTTCCTGTTTTCGTCCGCCAAGCTCACGTTCACTGTCGACAGTCTGCAATTCAGACTGATGCAATGCGGCACTGACCTCGCGCAGCTCGCTGCTGGCGGCACTGAACTCTTCGCGAAGCTGTTCACGCTGCTGCTGCATCTGCTCAACCTGTTGACGCAACTCGGCGACCTGCTGTTCAAGCTCCTTGATTTCGCGCTTCTGGTGCAGCAACCCCTCTTCAAGAACATCACTCGATCCGCCGGCAAGTTCGCCCCGGAACGACAGGGTCTCACCGGCCTCGGTGACAAGCAGACAACCGGCCGGCAGATTCCCGGCCAGATGGGATGCGAGAGAGTCAACCAGCCGAACACCGGAGAGCAATGCCTCAACGGCTGAACCGCTGTTTTTAACTTTGATCAGGTCAAAAAGTGCCTCGCCGGGATGATGACCCTGTGGTTTAACCGCCTGAAAATCGGAGAGCAGAAAAGAGCTCCGCCCCCTGTTCTCACGCAAAAAACTGAATGCGGCAAAAACATCATTGCTGCTTTTCGCCAGAACATCCTGAAGGCGGTCGCCGAGAACTGCTTCGACAGCCGCTTCGTAGCGGGCTGGAACTTCGATAGCATCGGCCAGAAAGCCACCGAACCGCTGGCCGTATTCATCGCTACCCATCAAGGCCTTGACGCCGCCACCGTAACCTTCGAGGTTTTTTTCAAGTTGCTGCAGTGATTCGAGGCGCGCCCGATGACGGTTCAGTTCTTCACGTTTGACCAGTAAACGATTTTCGTTGTCATCGGTCTGCTGTTCAAAGGTCTCGATACTCTTTTCAAGTTCAGATTTGCGTTGCAGCATCGACTGACGATCACCCCTGATTTTTTTCAGAGAGGTTTCAAGTACATCGACCTGCTGTTGTGCAGTCTGATGTTCGTTTTTAAGGGTCAGGGCTTCAGTATGGCTTTTGTCGGTTTGCTGTTGCAGTGTTTTGAGGCGGCGCTCCGCCTCTTCTTTCTGAGAAGCCATTCTGGTCAGCTCGCCAACAATATTGTAGGCCCGGCTACGCGCCTCTTCGAGTTCGGCTGCGGCGGCCTCTTCCTTGGCCTGCAAACCGGCGAGTTCCTGGCCCGCTTTATCGAGCTGGTCACCTTCGCAATTGAGCTCCTGCTGAAACGACTCGAGACTCTTGCGTACGGTTTCTTCCTCCCCGGCCAGAGATTGAAGCCGTTCGGTTGCCTCTTTCGACTCGGCAACGTACTCTTCTTTCTGTCGCGCAATCAGGTCGGACTCATTATTATTACTATCTATTTTCGCCTCAATCCCCTGGATTGATGACGATATACTGTACATCCGCTCCTGCTCCTGACTGACCTCACGTTCGCGCACCGACTGATCAAGTTTGAGCTTTTCGAGGGAAGCTTCCTGCTCGGCAAGCCGCGCGGCTTTTTCCTCGACCATGTTCTGATGCTGACGCTCGAGTGAAGTTTTGTCACCGATGCCGTCAAGCAGTTCGCGATAGCGATCGTGCGCGATAGCCGTTTCAATGCCACGCAGCTCGTCACGCAAAGTCCGGAATCGCTCCGCTTTTTTGGCCTGGCGCTTCAGGCTGTTGGTCTGACGGCGAACTTCGCTGATAATGTCGTTGAGTCGTTCGAGATTGTGCCGGGTTGCGTCGATCTTGCGTAATGCTGATTTCTTGCGGGCCTTGAACTTGGTAACACCGGCCGCCTCTTCAATGAGAAAGCGCCGCTCCTCTGGCTTGGCATTGAGAACCATGCCGATCTTGCCCTGCTCGATGATCGAGTAAGCCTTGGTGCCGACACCGGTATCCATAAACAGTTCGGTAATATCGAGGAGTCGACAGGGCGTCTTGTTGATCAGGTACTCACTGTCTCCATTACGGTAGAGTCGCCTGGTAACAACAATTTCCGCGTATTCACGATAGGCCGCCGGAGCCAGGCCCTCATCATTGGAGAATGCGATCGAAACCTCGGCCATGCCGAGTGGTTTGCGGGTCTCACTCCCGCCGAAAATGACATCTTCCATCGAACGGCCACGCAGTTGTTTGGCGCTCTGTTCGCCCATCGACCAACGGATCGCGTCGACGATATTGCTTTTGCCGCAACCGTTCTGTCCAACCACACCGATAATGCCCTCAGAAAATTCGAAAGAGGTCTTATCGACGAAGGACTTGAAACCAACTATGTCAAGACGTTTAATCTTCATTGAAAATCGGCAGGGAACCCACGGTTGTATTGGCCAGAATGTCAGCGCGCCATATTATCAAGCGGACCAGACCATGTAAAGGATATATGTCACAAAACAGACTAATCTTGCCGGCCGTGGCAAGTGAGGGTATGCTCGACTTGTCATGATCGAAAAAAAGGTAAAAAACAACGAGGCAAACAGCACACTTCTCACATACCTGCAGCAGCAGATTGCACACGCACCGGTATCTTATCTTCGACAACTGATCAGAACCGGGAAAATCAACTTGAACGGGTCGCGTTCGACGCCCGAACAGCTTCTGGTAGCCGGAGATTGCATTACCCTGCCGCAGAGTCAAAGGCTTCTTGACCTGATTGAGAGGAGTGTACAACCACTGACCATCCTCTATGAATCAGAAGAGGTGCTGATCGTACACAAACCGGCCGGCCTGGCAACCCACAGCAGCCAGGGCCATGAACACGACAACCTGGTGTCACAAGTCGTCAGTCGAACAAAAATGAAAGGTCAGAAATTCAAGATTGCGGCGATTCATCGCCTTGATGTGCCGACCTCCGGTCCGGTCATTTTCGGCAAGGGGCAACAGGCGATCGCCACTCTCGGGCGTCTTATGCAGGAGAACGGTATTAAGAAAAAGTATTTGGCCCTGGTCAAAAGCGGCCTGCCACAGGGAGGTCTCTTCTCCGGAGGCATTGCCAGCAAAGGAAAAATCAAATACGCGGAAACCCGGTTCCGAATTCTTGATACGCTCTCCGGTTTTGACCTGCTCGAGCTTGAACTCCGCACCGGAAGACAACACCAGATCCGGAAACATCTCGCCGACCGCGGGTATCCGATCGCCGGCGATAACCGCTATAGCGGGCCAGCGACCGGCAACATGGAAAGGCTTTTCCTGCATTGCCATTACATTGAACTTACAAACCCGTTTTCGGGTGAGCAGATGACCCTTTACGACCCGCTACCACCTGCCCTTTTGGAGACACTTCAAACGCTCGGCCTTGACGACCTTTCTTTATTAATGACAGGCCCGGGATGAGTGATCATCCCTCCAAGAATTCTGGACTTTTAGCCAGTGAAAGCATATCATTTAATTAAAGCAAAACTTCATTTCATAGCACCTGCGCGACTGGAGAAATAAAGCCAGGAGCTAATACAGGATAGAAGCGGAACAAGCTGCATGAAATTCTCTCTTCGCCGACTTATTGTCACGATCACTCTTGTTCTGATCATTGCGGCAACAACAATAGTCAGTATTTTTATTTCGGAGTTTGACCTGAACAACTTCCGGGCGCAGATCTCTGATTCCATCAGCACGCAGCTTTCCCAACCCGCCAACCTCGGAAAAGCCCATTTCTCGATCAAGCACGGACCATCATTTGCCTTCGATGATATTCTGATCGGCACCAAGCAGGGTCCGCTTTACCTGACGGCAGAGCATATTTTTTTTCGACTTGATGTCCTGCCGCTATTAAGAGGCGACTTCAGATTTTCAGAAATCCTTTTTGAAAAGCCTGACATCACTCTCAAGGTAGGCCAAAAGCTAACCGGCAACTCTAACAAGGCTACCGGAATACCGGACCTTGAACAGACGCTCTGGACTGATACCCTCGTCCGATCAATCAGAATCCATGATGGTCACTTCAGGATTGAAGACTATAGCCGTTCTGAGACGCCCTTTGTGGTTGCCCTCGAGCAGTTGCGAATGGTCGTCGATGACCTCAGCCTGCAGGAATCTGGAAAAGTCGAGATCACCGCTGATATAAACTGCAACGACATCCGGTCACCATTGAAATTGAGCGGCAATATCAGGGCCGGAGAATCAAAACCTTTTTGGAACCACGCGACCTTTGATCTTGACATGAACATCAACGACTTTGCATCGGATGTTTTGTCAAACCGGTACCAGCATCTCTCTTCCCGCTTCAGAATTGAAGGCCGCACTGACATCACGACCCGCTTTTCCGGCTCACCGGCCGAAGGGCTCAACTTCAACATAGCGTTGAGCGGCCGTGACCTCGGAATCAGATTGCCCGGTAGAAATGAAGTAATTTCGGCAAAACAAATCGGCATCGAAGGCAATTGGCAGAAGACAGATCAACTCCATAAGTTTGC comes from Desulfuromonas sp. and encodes:
- a CDS encoding GTPase-activating protein, yielding MSFKDTLSDLLERVPGSIGAILADWEGEAVDQVSSRMDEFEMKVIGAHKGIILANMRKAMRDLDSDDLQEIIVTTEKTQTLIIPITSDYYLVLTLQKDASFGRAQFEARKTVLALRAEIA
- the smc gene encoding chromosome segregation protein SMC — its product is MKIKRLDIVGFKSFVDKTSFEFSEGIIGVVGQNGCGKSNIVDAIRWSMGEQSAKQLRGRSMEDVIFGGSETRKPLGMAEVSIAFSNDEGLAPAAYREYAEIVVTRRLYRNGDSEYLINKTPCRLLDITELFMDTGVGTKAYSIIEQGKIGMVLNAKPEERRFLIEEAAGVTKFKARKKSALRKIDATRHNLERLNDIISEVRRQTNSLKRQAKKAERFRTLRDELRGIETAIAHDRYRELLDGIGDKTSLERQHQNMVEEKAARLAEQEASLEKLKLDQSVREREVSQEQERMYSISSSIQGIEAKIDSNNNESDLIARQKEEYVAESKEATERLQSLAGEEETVRKSLESFQQELNCEGDQLDKAGQELAGLQAKEEAAAAELEEARSRAYNIVGELTRMASQKEEAERRLKTLQQQTDKSHTEALTLKNEHQTAQQQVDVLETSLKKIRGDRQSMLQRKSELEKSIETFEQQTDDNENRLLVKREELNRHRARLESLQQLEKNLEGYGGGVKALMGSDEYGQRFGGFLADAIEVPARYEAAVEAVLGDRLQDVLAKSSNDVFAAFSFLRENRGRSSFLLSDFQAVKPQGHHPGEALFDLIKVKNSGSAVEALLSGVRLVDSLASHLAGNLPAGCLLVTEAGETLSFRGELAGGSSDVLEEGLLHQKREIKELEQQVAELRQQVEQMQQQREQLREEFSAASSELREVSAALHQSELQTVDSERELGGRKQEAERLLDRLEVLSLEENQLHEEHEELQRLLEESSRGHEERVQEKTELENSVSRLQESVFSLRQQREKANERLMTLKVAVSTMREREEGSRQTLQRLEQLRSELQNRTVSLQQRQEQGEVDRKRLQLENEELKGKLAELFEQREKLQSDVVKLREDFDAGQLQVDERETALKLLRSEVTQLRESLSGLQLKGRELELEAEHLRDSILEKYRVDLQIFNPTEGDRDRDRESVRMEELKRQLDAMGEVNLTAIEEFQELEERYEFLTVQQEDLQKSLAGLQAAISKINRTTRRRFRETFDLVNTKFQEVFPRLFRGGKAILNLSDEDDLLETGIDIIAQPPGKKLQNVTLLSGGEKALTAVALIFSIFMVKPSPFCLLDEVDAPLDDANIGRFNEIVREMSAISQFILITHNKRTMEIADTLYGVTMEEPGVSKTVSVKINEY